From the Nodularia sp. NIES-3585 genome, one window contains:
- a CDS encoding metal ABC transporter ATP-binding protein: MTSPIVKVEGLNVYQGNYLAVRDVAFELLPGTDTAIVGPNGAGKSTLVKALLNLIPHSAGNIEIFGRPITKLGNLRHRLGYMPQNFIFDRSFPISVGELVGLGWANESKNQNFLLSQLWEKDRRKSVAIAEALRRTDAYHLKHQAIGTLSGGQLKRVLLAYCLVIPRKLLVLDEAFAGVDVQGTTDFYALLNELKREEGWTVLQVSHDIDMVSRHCDRVLCLNQTVVCTGQPEIALSPQNLLATYGLGFSPYKHQH, encoded by the coding sequence ATGACATCTCCCATTGTAAAGGTAGAAGGATTAAATGTATATCAAGGCAATTATTTGGCTGTGCGAGATGTTGCCTTTGAATTGTTACCAGGAACAGATACGGCTATTGTCGGCCCCAATGGGGCAGGAAAAAGTACTTTAGTGAAGGCGCTTTTAAATTTAATTCCTCACAGTGCTGGTAATATTGAAATCTTTGGTCGTCCAATTACCAAGTTGGGGAATTTGCGTCATCGCTTGGGTTATATGCCACAAAATTTTATTTTTGACCGCAGCTTTCCCATTTCTGTAGGCGAATTAGTCGGACTGGGATGGGCGAATGAAAGCAAGAATCAGAATTTTCTCTTGTCCCAACTTTGGGAAAAAGATAGAAGAAAATCAGTAGCAATAGCAGAGGCTTTGCGACGAACCGATGCTTATCATCTCAAGCACCAAGCGATTGGAACTCTTAGCGGTGGTCAACTGAAGCGGGTATTGCTGGCTTATTGTTTAGTTATTCCTCGGAAACTCTTGGTACTAGATGAAGCTTTTGCTGGCGTTGATGTCCAAGGTACAACAGATTTTTACGCTTTGTTAAATGAATTAAAGCGCGAAGAAGGTTGGACAGTGTTGCAAGTTTCCCATGATATTGATATGGTAAGCCGTCATTGCGATCGCGTTCTTTGCCTTAACCAAACTGTTGTTTGCACTGGTCAACCCGAAATTGCCCTTTCACCCCAAAACCTCTTAGCAACTTATGGTCTGGGATTTAGTCCTTACAAGCATCAACATTAA
- a CDS encoding glycosyltransferase family 1 protein: MNATTDKRIALISVHGDPMIEIGKEEAGGQNVYVRNVGEAIAQIGWQVDIFTRKVSLEQDTIVELSQNCRTIRLAAGPVEFVPRDELLQYMPEFLDNFLQFQEKNNITYQLVHTNYWHSSWIGMQLKKIQGTHQVHTYHSLGAVKYNTIEKIPLIASQRLAVEKEVLETAECIVATSPQEQQHMRSLVSTEGNIEIIPCGTNIRRFGSVERQAARLDLGITPETKLVLYVGRFDPRKGIETLVRAVNESQLRGDRNLKLIIGGGSIPGNSDGIERDRIENIINELGMSEFTILPGRLSQEILPTYYAAADVCVVPSHYEPFGLVAIEAMASGTPVVASDVGGLQFTVVPEVTGLLAPPQNIAAFAAAIDRILLNPQWRAELGQAGRKRVENKFSWDGVATQLCELYTQILQPSVKEPALVKQF, encoded by the coding sequence ATGAACGCTACTACCGACAAACGTATTGCCTTAATTTCTGTTCATGGAGACCCGATGATTGAAATTGGTAAGGAAGAAGCTGGTGGACAAAATGTTTATGTGCGTAATGTGGGTGAAGCAATAGCACAGATAGGATGGCAAGTTGATATCTTTACCCGCAAAGTGAGTCTAGAGCAAGATACAATTGTTGAACTTAGTCAAAATTGTCGCACTATTCGTCTAGCCGCAGGCCCTGTAGAATTTGTGCCACGAGATGAGCTTTTGCAATATATGCCGGAATTTTTGGATAATTTTCTCCAATTCCAAGAAAAAAACAATATCACGTATCAGTTAGTTCACACAAACTACTGGCACTCTAGCTGGATAGGAATGCAACTGAAGAAAATTCAAGGTACTCACCAGGTTCATACATACCACTCTTTAGGAGCAGTCAAGTACAATACAATAGAAAAAATTCCTCTGATTGCCAGTCAGCGATTAGCCGTAGAAAAAGAGGTATTGGAGACAGCAGAATGCATTGTCGCCACAAGTCCCCAGGAACAGCAACATATGCGATCGCTCGTTTCCACAGAAGGTAATATAGAAATCATTCCCTGCGGTACAAATATTCGTCGGTTTGGTTCGGTTGAGCGTCAAGCAGCTAGATTAGATTTAGGAATTACTCCAGAGACTAAACTTGTATTGTATGTAGGACGTTTTGATCCACGCAAAGGAATAGAAACTTTGGTGCGCGCAGTCAACGAATCTCAGTTACGTGGCGATCGCAACCTAAAATTAATTATTGGTGGTGGGAGCATCCCAGGTAATAGTGACGGTATTGAACGCGATCGCATCGAGAATATAATCAACGAATTGGGTATGAGTGAATTTACCATCCTTCCGGGTCGCCTCAGTCAGGAAATATTGCCCACTTATTACGCTGCGGCTGATGTTTGCGTCGTTCCCAGTCACTATGAACCCTTTGGACTCGTGGCTATTGAAGCAATGGCTAGTGGTACACCTGTAGTTGCAAGTGATGTTGGTGGACTTCAGTTTACTGTAGTTCCCGAAGTCACAGGTTTGTTGGCTCCCCCACAAAATATAGCCGCCTTTGCAGCTGCTATCGACCGTATTTTATTAAATCCACAATGGCGAGCAGAATTAGGTCAGGCTGGCAGAAAACGCGTAGAAAATAAGTTTAGTTGGGATGGCGTAGCCACTCAGCTATGTGAACTTTACACTCAAATTTTGCAGCCATCGGTAAAAGAACCAGCATTAGTCAAACAATTTTAG
- a CDS encoding NFACT family protein produces the protein MQPVDYTTLTASCSELRAHWLPSRLEQVYQRDRYTIAVALRTLKQRDWLEISWHPQAARICIGEPPPRLPDTFTFSQQLVHQLGGLALVDIQAIAPWERVVDLQFARRPGEEALYHIYVEVMGKYSNAILTDASQMIITAAHQVGQHQSSVRPIQTGQPYETPPKLTGPVPSLNESPERWQERVSLVPGAIKRQLLKSYSGLSSALVESMIVAADLAPETTTDHLKPEDWQKLFARLQEWLQALESSKFQPAWTANGYTVMGWGAVAPEKDIQTLLNRYYTDELNQQVFAHLRHQLNQKLQNILVKLRNKAQTFSERLQQSDQADEYRAKADLLMSNLQKWQPGMKEIILPDFETNQPIAIALQPDKNAVQNAQRLYKQHQKLKRARAAVEPLLFDVKSEISYLEQVEAAIAQIENYQTVEDLQALEEIRDELIGQKYLEDPGYRSRSANETAATNFHRYRTPNGFEVLIGRNNRQNDQLSFRVAGDYDLWFHAQEIPGSHLLMRLEPGAVPEAADLQFVANLAAYYSRARQSEQVPIVYTQPKHVYKPKGAKPGIAIYKQERILWGQPQLVISH, from the coding sequence GTGCAACCAGTTGACTATACTACTCTCACAGCTTCTTGTAGCGAACTACGCGCGCACTGGCTGCCATCTCGATTAGAACAAGTTTATCAGCGCGATCGCTATACAATTGCTGTGGCATTACGCACGCTCAAACAAAGGGACTGGCTAGAGATTTCTTGGCATCCACAAGCGGCGCGGATTTGTATTGGCGAACCACCACCACGCTTACCAGATACCTTCACCTTTAGCCAACAATTAGTACACCAATTAGGTGGTTTGGCGCTGGTGGATATTCAAGCGATCGCCCCTTGGGAGCGTGTTGTGGATTTGCAATTTGCTCGCCGTCCTGGAGAAGAGGCACTGTACCATATATATGTGGAAGTCATGGGCAAATACAGCAACGCCATCCTCACCGATGCCAGTCAGATGATTATCACAGCGGCTCATCAAGTGGGTCAGCATCAGTCTAGCGTCCGTCCCATTCAAACCGGACAGCCTTATGAAACTCCACCAAAACTCACAGGCCCTGTTCCCAGTTTGAATGAATCCCCAGAACGTTGGCAAGAACGAGTCAGCTTAGTACCAGGAGCAATCAAGCGCCAGTTATTAAAAAGTTACAGCGGCTTGAGTTCTGCACTGGTAGAATCGATGATTGTAGCAGCGGATTTAGCCCCAGAAACTACCACCGATCACCTTAAACCCGAAGACTGGCAAAAATTATTTGCCCGATTGCAAGAATGGCTACAAGCTTTGGAGTCAAGTAAATTTCAACCAGCTTGGACAGCAAATGGTTATACAGTCATGGGTTGGGGCGCAGTTGCACCAGAAAAAGACATCCAAACATTACTTAACAGATACTACACTGACGAGTTAAACCAGCAGGTATTTGCTCATTTACGGCATCAATTAAACCAGAAATTACAGAATATTTTAGTTAAATTACGTAATAAAGCTCAAACCTTCTCAGAACGCTTGCAGCAATCGGATCAAGCAGATGAATATCGGGCAAAAGCCGACTTGTTGATGTCTAACCTGCAAAAATGGCAACCAGGAATGAAAGAAATTATTCTTCCTGATTTTGAGACAAATCAGCCCATTGCGATCGCTCTGCAACCAGATAAAAACGCTGTCCAAAATGCCCAACGCCTTTACAAACAACATCAAAAACTCAAACGCGCCCGTGCTGCTGTAGAACCGTTGCTTTTTGATGTAAAATCAGAAATTAGCTATTTAGAACAAGTAGAAGCCGCGATAGCTCAGATAGAAAACTACCAAACAGTAGAAGATTTACAGGCTTTAGAAGAAATCCGCGACGAGTTAATTGGACAAAAATATTTAGAAGATCCAGGATACCGCAGCCGCAGTGCCAACGAAACAGCCGCGACAAACTTTCATCGCTACCGTACTCCTAATGGCTTTGAAGTTTTAATTGGTCGTAACAATCGCCAAAATGACCAATTGAGCTTTCGCGTAGCTGGAGATTATGATTTGTGGTTCCATGCTCAAGAAATTCCTGGAAGTCATTTGCTCATGCGTTTAGAACCCGGAGCAGTTCCAGAAGCAGCCGACTTACAATTTGTAGCTAATCTCGCCGCCTATTACAGTCGAGCGCGTCAGAGTGAGCAAGTACCAATAGTTTATACTCAGCCCAAGCACGTTTACAAACCCAAAGGAGCCAAGCCAGGTATTGCCATTTACAAACAAGAGCGTATCCTCTGGGGACAGCCGCAATTAGTCATTAGTCATTAG
- the petA gene encoding cytochrome f, which yields MRNARTTASLTRTARAITKTLLIAIATLTFYFTSDLALPQSAAAYPFWAQQTYPESPREPTGRIVCANCHLAAKPAEVEVPQSVLPDTVFKAVVKIPYDTNIQQVGADGSKVGLNVGAVLMLPEGFKIAPADRISEELKEEVGDVYFQPYTEDSDNVLLVGPIPGEQYQEIVFPVLSPNPATDKNIHFGKYSVHLGANRGRGQVYPTGEKSNNTIYNASATGTISKIAKEEDEYGNAKYLVNIQTESGDTTIDTIPAGPELIVSEGQSVTAGYALTNNPNVGGFGQKDVEIVLQDSSRVQGMIAFVALVMLAQIMLVLKKKQVEKVQAAELNF from the coding sequence ATGAGAAATGCCCGTACCACAGCGAGTCTAACTCGCACGGCTAGAGCAATTACAAAAACATTGCTCATAGCGATCGCTACTTTGACATTCTACTTCACTAGCGATTTAGCCCTGCCTCAAAGCGCTGCTGCTTATCCCTTCTGGGCGCAACAAACCTATCCTGAAAGCCCCCGCGAACCGACGGGGCGCATTGTTTGCGCTAACTGTCATCTAGCAGCTAAACCAGCAGAAGTGGAAGTTCCCCAATCAGTACTACCTGATACTGTATTTAAAGCAGTGGTGAAAATCCCCTACGATACCAACATTCAACAAGTTGGTGCTGATGGTTCTAAAGTTGGGTTAAACGTCGGCGCTGTGTTGATGTTACCTGAAGGCTTCAAAATTGCCCCAGCAGACCGCATTTCTGAAGAACTCAAAGAAGAAGTAGGCGATGTTTACTTCCAACCTTACACTGAAGATAGCGATAATGTTCTTCTGGTTGGGCCTATACCCGGTGAACAGTATCAAGAAATTGTCTTCCCAGTTCTTTCTCCCAACCCCGCAACCGATAAAAATATTCACTTCGGTAAATATTCAGTTCACTTAGGTGCAAACCGGGGACGTGGACAAGTTTATCCTACTGGTGAAAAGAGCAATAATACCATTTACAATGCTTCCGCTACTGGCACAATTAGCAAGATTGCCAAAGAGGAAGATGAATATGGTAATGCTAAATATCTAGTAAATATCCAAACAGAATCTGGCGATACTACTATTGATACCATTCCCGCAGGACCAGAATTGATTGTTTCTGAAGGACAATCTGTAACTGCTGGTTATGCTTTGACCAATAACCCCAATGTCGGTGGATTTGGTCAAAAAGATGTAGAAATTGTATTGCAAGACTCAAGCCGAGTTCAAGGAATGATTGCCTTTGTTGCACTTGTAATGTTAGCTCAAATAATGCTTGTGCTGAAGAAGAAGCAAGTTGAAAAAGTTCAAGCTGCTGAACTTAATTTCTAA
- a CDS encoding DUF3067 family protein, producing MTGQELRKLLLDKWGYSYDVQFRRTKGKIFLQVMWKYLEQASFPLSEAEYQEHLDSIANYLQALGGVVQVQTFIAQTRDRPRLGKAVSIPLDLGERASEWIV from the coding sequence ATGACAGGACAGGAATTACGCAAATTATTGCTTGACAAATGGGGCTATTCTTACGATGTCCAGTTCCGACGCACCAAGGGAAAGATATTTCTCCAAGTGATGTGGAAGTATCTTGAGCAAGCTTCTTTTCCCTTGAGTGAGGCAGAGTACCAAGAGCATCTTGACAGTATTGCTAATTATCTTCAGGCTTTGGGTGGCGTTGTGCAAGTGCAAACATTTATTGCCCAAACGCGCGATCGCCCCCGACTGGGTAAAGCTGTGAGTATTCCTCTGGATTTAGGTGAACGCGCCTCGGAATGGATTGTTTGA
- a CDS encoding metal ABC transporter permease produces MYLCSVCQINLLAIGYPPAVAIATNFDFINLLQFPFMQRAIAGAVLMGILGGLLGSFATLRQLSFFSHAVGHAALIGVVLGVLLQLNPTWMLLPFTLVFGVVVLYFIDKTDLASDSVLSIVLSGALAVGVILTSFVPGYRGNLMRVLFGDILAIDNTDLILTLLLLIASSIFLFSTLQQQILLTLNPDVAQVQGVPVQLYRYGFIILLSLAVAVAITAVGVLLVNAFLVIPASTAKLMSHHFNRFLVLSIIVGSTTSLTGIMVSGLFNLASGPSIVLVQFLFFVTVFLCVKLKFKAG; encoded by the coding sequence ATGTATTTATGCTCTGTTTGCCAGATCAACTTGCTAGCGATAGGCTACCCCCCTGCGGTGGCGATCGCCACTAACTTTGACTTTATAAATTTGTTACAATTTCCTTTCATGCAGCGCGCGATCGCAGGTGCTGTGTTGATGGGCATACTAGGGGGATTACTTGGTAGTTTTGCCACATTACGCCAACTATCCTTTTTCAGCCATGCTGTGGGTCATGCAGCCTTAATCGGCGTAGTCTTAGGAGTATTGCTACAGTTAAACCCCACTTGGATGCTGCTACCTTTTACCTTAGTGTTTGGCGTAGTTGTCCTCTACTTCATCGATAAAACCGATTTAGCCAGCGATAGCGTTCTTAGTATAGTCTTATCAGGAGCATTAGCTGTTGGCGTAATCCTAACTAGCTTCGTTCCGGGTTATCGTGGCAATTTAATGAGAGTATTGTTCGGCGATATTTTGGCTATCGACAATACAGATTTAATTTTGACCTTACTTTTGCTGATCGCAAGTAGCATATTTTTATTTTCCACCCTGCAACAGCAAATTTTGTTGACCTTGAACCCTGATGTCGCCCAAGTACAAGGTGTTCCAGTTCAACTATATCGCTATGGCTTTATCATTTTACTTTCCCTAGCTGTTGCCGTGGCGATTACAGCCGTCGGTGTTTTGCTGGTCAATGCCTTTCTGGTAATTCCCGCTTCCACCGCCAAGCTGATGAGTCATCACTTTAACCGCTTTCTGGTTTTATCCATCATAGTCGGTTCTACCACAAGCCTGACTGGTATTATGGTTTCGGGACTTTTCAACCTAGCATCAGGCCCTAGCATTGTGCTTGTGCAGTTTTTGTTTTTTGTAACTGTTTTCCTTTGTGTGAAGTTGAAGTTCAAAGCAGGTTAA
- a CDS encoding ArsR/SmtB family transcription factor: MAEFFSFLGDPNRLRILSFLANKELCVSDLAGLLNMSESAVSHQLRNLRVMRLVGYRKQGRNVFYHLHDNHIFHLYQAVAEHLDEPAE; this comes from the coding sequence ATGGCAGAATTTTTTAGCTTTTTAGGAGACCCTAATCGCCTGCGAATTCTTTCTTTTTTGGCTAATAAAGAACTATGTGTTAGTGATTTAGCCGGATTACTAAATATGAGCGAATCTGCTGTTTCTCATCAACTAAGAAATTTGCGAGTCATGCGATTAGTTGGGTATCGTAAGCAAGGACGTAATGTTTTTTATCACCTCCACGATAATCATATTTTTCACCTTTATCAGGCTGTTGCTGAACATTTAGATGAACCTGCTGAATAA
- a CDS encoding site-specific integrase — MYGDTATERGSKGSVSIINSNGRLQLRFHYGGRRYYFSTGWADTPSSRKLAELKAEEVEKDILWERFDESLEKYKPRSSLSTVTPLTPIQKPKPELDQLWDKYSQFKKHQVSPSTFAKDFTKHRNHIAKLPTRSLEEASAIRDHLLANLTPDAAKRCLTQLKACCNWAMSEGLIDINPFTPMKIKVPKGVTEEKDIEPFSKEERDLIIRTFASDRYYSHYTNYVRFLFFTGCRPSEAIGLKWKHITKSVIQFRASVVVSENGLVLKEGLKTQTKRDFPINSELQAIVAEIRTQEPNSEAFVFTSPTGKFIDHHNFSNRAWKAILAKCGVPYRKSYQTRHTFISLCVESHINSTAISRWTGTSAKMIDNHYAATNFTNLRPPELV, encoded by the coding sequence ATGTACGGTGACACTGCTACGGAACGAGGATCTAAGGGATCTGTGTCAATCATCAACTCTAATGGTCGATTACAGTTGAGATTTCACTATGGTGGTAGGCGCTATTATTTTTCCACCGGATGGGCTGATACTCCTAGTAGCCGCAAACTAGCAGAACTTAAAGCAGAGGAGGTTGAGAAAGACATCTTATGGGAAAGGTTTGACGAATCTTTAGAGAAATACAAGCCTAGATCGTCTCTAAGTACGGTTACACCACTTACACCAATTCAGAAACCAAAACCTGAATTAGACCAACTTTGGGACAAATATAGCCAGTTTAAGAAACATCAAGTCAGCCCTAGTACTTTCGCTAAAGACTTTACTAAACACCGAAATCACATTGCTAAGTTACCAACGCGATCGCTAGAAGAAGCATCAGCCATTCGAGATCATCTTTTGGCGAATTTAACTCCTGATGCTGCGAAACGTTGCTTAACTCAGTTGAAAGCTTGTTGTAACTGGGCAATGTCAGAGGGATTAATTGATATTAACCCTTTTACGCCCATGAAAATCAAAGTACCCAAGGGTGTGACTGAAGAAAAAGATATAGAACCCTTCAGTAAAGAAGAAAGAGATTTAATTATCCGGACTTTTGCTAGCGATCGCTACTACAGTCACTATACAAACTATGTGCGCTTCCTTTTCTTTACAGGGTGCAGACCATCTGAGGCCATCGGATTGAAGTGGAAACACATTACTAAGAGTGTAATTCAATTTCGGGCATCGGTTGTTGTTTCTGAAAACGGCTTAGTTCTGAAGGAAGGGTTAAAAACACAAACAAAGCGTGATTTCCCAATTAATTCGGAATTACAAGCTATCGTAGCTGAAATTCGGACGCAGGAACCTAATTCGGAAGCATTCGTTTTTACCAGTCCAACAGGTAAATTTATCGACCATCACAACTTTTCTAATCGTGCATGGAAGGCAATTTTAGCCAAATGTGGCGTTCCTTACCGCAAAAGCTACCAGACACGACATACTTTTATTAGCTTGTGTGTAGAGTCACACATTAATAGCACAGCGATCAGCAGATGGACTGGAACCTCCGCCAAAATGATTGACAATCACTATGCTGCTACTAACTTTACAAACCTCAGACCACCAGAACTTGTTTAA
- a CDS encoding iron uptake porin — protein sequence MRELWKYLLVSPVFGGTLLFFSTSVYAGEIPTRSATNNPEIKAENLIKDQVMAQITSVSQLSDVQPTDWAFQALQSLVERYGCIAGYPNSTYRGNRALTRYEFAAGLNACLDRVNELIATATSDMVTQQDLATLQRLQAEFSAEIATLRGRVDSLEARTSELEANQFSTTTKLQGEVVAVISDVLRGSRVNGQNITDRNTTLGARTRIEFVTSFTGRDTLFTRIQANNIFGPNLGTPEGSFAFAGEDGTTNAEIDALFYEFPLGEKTQVIAIANAGAADDITDTVNIFDGDGSTGALSTFGTRNPIYKQMDGAGLGVTHQFSDSLGISLGYLSGSANDPSGQNGLFNGAYGALAQLTIRPSDRIALGLTYINSYRQPLVSGSTNATLEDLPADTPFSSNSYGVQASLGISEKVVLGGWAGYTNSRSLTGDRGEADIWNYAVTLGFPDLGKKGNLAGIIAGIEPQVRSSSIAGVNRDRDTSYHLEAFYQYRLTDNITVTPGLIWLTSPNHDSDNDNVVIGALRTRFNF from the coding sequence ATGCGAGAATTATGGAAATATCTACTTGTTAGTCCGGTATTTGGCGGTACTCTGCTATTTTTTAGCACTTCTGTATATGCAGGGGAAATACCCACAAGATCAGCAACAAATAATCCAGAGATCAAAGCTGAAAACCTCATAAAAGATCAGGTAATGGCACAAATTACCTCAGTTTCTCAGTTATCAGATGTACAACCTACTGATTGGGCTTTTCAAGCATTGCAATCGTTGGTAGAACGTTACGGTTGTATTGCAGGCTATCCAAATAGCACTTATCGCGGTAATCGGGCGTTGACTCGATATGAATTTGCGGCTGGTTTGAATGCTTGTTTGGATCGGGTGAATGAACTAATCGCTACTGCTACTAGCGATATGGTGACACAACAGGATTTAGCCACATTACAAAGACTGCAAGCAGAGTTTTCCGCAGAAATAGCAACCTTACGGGGTCGCGTGGATTCACTAGAAGCACGCACATCTGAATTGGAAGCAAATCAGTTTTCGACTACAACCAAATTGCAAGGGGAAGTCGTCGCAGTTATTAGTGATGTTTTGAGAGGTAGCAGAGTTAATGGTCAAAACATTACAGACAGGAATACAACTCTGGGAGCGCGAACACGGATTGAATTTGTCACCAGTTTTACAGGGAGAGATACCCTGTTTACGAGAATCCAAGCTAATAATATTTTCGGCCCTAATCTTGGGACACCAGAGGGTAGTTTTGCCTTTGCTGGTGAAGATGGTACTACCAATGCAGAAATAGATGCACTGTTTTACGAGTTTCCTCTGGGTGAAAAAACACAGGTAATCGCGATCGCCAATGCTGGTGCAGCAGATGACATAACTGATACAGTTAATATATTTGACGGCGATGGCAGTACTGGTGCTTTGTCTACCTTTGGTACGCGCAACCCAATTTATAAGCAGATGGATGGTGCAGGGTTGGGAGTCACTCATCAGTTTAGTGATAGCTTAGGAATAAGCTTAGGGTATTTGAGTGGTTCAGCTAATGACCCCTCTGGTCAAAATGGTTTGTTTAATGGTGCTTACGGTGCGTTGGCACAACTGACGATTAGACCAAGCGATCGCATTGCGCTAGGTTTAACTTATATCAACTCTTACAGACAGCCACTAGTCAGTGGTAGCACTAATGCGACTTTAGAAGATTTACCAGCGGATACGCCCTTCTCCAGCAATTCTTACGGTGTCCAAGCGTCTCTCGGTATCAGTGAAAAAGTGGTCTTAGGTGGTTGGGCTGGATACACCAACAGCCGCAGCTTAACAGGCGATCGCGGAGAGGCTGACATTTGGAATTATGCCGTTACACTGGGTTTTCCCGACTTGGGTAAAAAGGGTAATCTAGCTGGGATTATTGCTGGGATAGAACCTCAAGTGAGAAGTTCGAGTATTGCAGGAGTGAATAGAGATAGAGATACTTCCTATCACCTTGAGGCTTTTTACCAGTACAGGCTAACTGACAACATTACTGTGACTCCCGGTCTCATCTGGTTGACATCCCCGAATCATGATAGTGACAACGATAATGTTGTGATTGGCGCGCTCAGAACTAGATTTAATTTCTAG
- a CDS encoding metal ABC transporter substrate-binding protein: MIWNRLAQKTGKKTSRVLPLIALLTLSVAFGCNQSNTDIGETSEQTTQVQETAATPAATEKVKVVATILPTYLFTKAVAGDVADVAILVPPTTDVHDYQSTPDDVKTISTASILVKNGLGLEEFLDSTIKNAENPNLVKIDASKGIKTLDEISPVDETLTEHGHSHGHGHDHADGNPHVWLDPVLAKQQVTNIRDGLSAADPANKATYQANAAAYIQELDNLDQEFQQTLQKTPNCTFITFHDAFPYLAQRYNLKQVAVVQLPEDQLSPAEVQRAVKAVKQYNAKALFSEPGVDNKLLTSLGQDLNVTVRNLDSLETAGGDTNPQYYFQAMKTNLQTLEAGCK, from the coding sequence ATGATTTGGAATCGTTTAGCACAGAAAACAGGCAAAAAAACCAGCCGTGTCCTGCCTTTAATAGCTTTGTTGACGCTATCAGTTGCTTTTGGCTGTAACCAATCAAACACAGATATAGGAGAGACTTCAGAACAGACAACCCAAGTACAGGAAACAGCAGCGACTCCAGCCGCGACAGAAAAAGTTAAAGTTGTGGCAACAATTTTGCCAACCTATCTGTTTACTAAGGCTGTAGCTGGAGATGTAGCAGATGTAGCAATTCTTGTGCCACCCACTACGGATGTGCATGATTACCAATCAACACCAGATGATGTTAAAACGATTTCTACAGCCAGTATTTTAGTGAAAAATGGTTTGGGATTAGAGGAATTTCTAGACAGCACAATCAAAAATGCCGAAAATCCTAACTTGGTTAAAATTGATGCCAGTAAAGGGATTAAAACCTTAGATGAAATTTCCCCGGTTGATGAAACCTTAACAGAACATGGACATAGCCACGGACATGGACATGATCATGCTGATGGAAATCCTCACGTTTGGTTAGATCCAGTTTTAGCAAAACAGCAGGTAACAAATATTCGAGATGGATTAAGTGCTGCTGATCCTGCTAATAAAGCTACCTATCAAGCCAATGCTGCGGCTTATATTCAAGAATTAGACAATTTAGATCAAGAGTTTCAGCAAACTTTGCAAAAAACTCCTAACTGCACTTTTATCACCTTTCATGATGCCTTTCCATATTTAGCTCAACGCTATAATCTCAAACAAGTGGCTGTGGTACAACTTCCTGAAGACCAACTTTCGCCAGCAGAAGTGCAAAGGGCTGTCAAGGCTGTGAAACAGTATAATGCTAAAGCTTTATTTAGCGAACCTGGGGTAGATAATAAATTATTAACCAGTCTTGGTCAAGACTTGAATGTAACTGTGCGTAACTTGGATTCTTTAGAAACTGCTGGCGGCGATACAAATCCCCAGTATTATTTCCAAGCGATGAAGACTAACTTGCAAACTCTGGAGGCTGGGTGTAAGTAA
- the petC gene encoding cytochrome b6-f complex iron-sulfur subunit: MAQFSESMDVPDMSRRQFMNLLTFGTVTGVALGALYPVVNYFIPPASGGAGGGTTAKDELGNDVSVSGFLASHNVGDRALVQGLKGDPTYMVVESKEAIGDYGINAICTHLGCVVPWNVAENKFKCPCHGSQYDATGKVVRGPAPLSLALAHTQTENDKIVLTPWTETDFRTNEDPWWS; the protein is encoded by the coding sequence ATGGCTCAATTTTCTGAATCAATGGACGTGCCAGATATGAGCCGTCGTCAGTTCATGAATTTGCTGACTTTTGGGACTGTGACTGGTGTAGCTCTAGGTGCATTGTATCCCGTAGTCAATTACTTTATTCCACCTGCTAGCGGCGGCGCTGGTGGTGGGACAACAGCAAAAGATGAGCTGGGTAATGATGTGAGTGTGAGTGGCTTTCTAGCAAGCCACAACGTAGGCGATCGCGCTTTAGTTCAAGGACTCAAAGGCGACCCCACCTATATGGTCGTAGAAAGCAAAGAAGCAATTGGCGATTACGGCATTAATGCTATCTGTACACACTTAGGTTGTGTTGTTCCCTGGAATGTAGCAGAGAACAAGTTTAAATGTCCTTGTCACGGTTCCCAGTACGATGCAACTGGTAAGGTGGTCAGAGGCCCAGCACCTCTGTCTTTGGCTCTCGCACACACCCAAACCGAAAATGACAAAATCGTTTTGACCCCTTGGACTGAAACCGACTTCCGCACCAACGAAGATCCTTGGTGGTCTTAA